A single window of Candidatus Methylomirabilota bacterium DNA harbors:
- a CDS encoding OB-fold domain-containing protein, with protein MANVEYRGMNLVIPENDSEWREHFKLARGHKLMLRACKACSLLRYPPSHACPWCAALEWEWKEVSGKGHIYSYEVVHHAIQPGFKEWTPYAVVLVELDEQRGKPTADEALRIIANLVTPDGKPEAEAKVAIGKRVRVVFQDLAADFALPQFTLTDEPPVGRVWSLPT; from the coding sequence ATGGCCAACGTCGAATACCGCGGTATGAACCTGGTGATCCCTGAGAATGACTCGGAGTGGCGCGAGCACTTCAAGCTGGCGCGCGGTCACAAGCTGATGCTGCGCGCCTGCAAGGCTTGCAGCCTCCTGCGCTACCCGCCAAGCCACGCCTGCCCCTGGTGCGCCGCCCTCGAGTGGGAATGGAAGGAGGTCAGCGGCAAGGGGCACATCTATTCCTACGAGGTGGTGCACCACGCCATCCAGCCGGGCTTCAAGGAGTGGACGCCCTACGCGGTTGTGCTGGTGGAGCTCGACGAGCAGCGCGGCAAGCCCACAGCGGACGAGGCGCTCAGGATCATCGCCAACCTCGTAACCCCGGACGGAAAGCCCGAGGCCGAGGCCAAGGTCGCCATCGGCAAGCGCGTGCGCGTGGTCTTCCAGGACCTCGCGGCGGACTTCGCCCTGCCCCAGTTCACGCTGACAGACGAGCCCCCCGTCGGCCGCGTCTGGAGCCTTCCGACCTAG